From Candidatus Poribacteria bacterium, the proteins below share one genomic window:
- the smpB gene encoding SsrA-binding protein SmpB: MKNAKDSTSPVITINRKARYDYHLRDRYEAGVVLQGTEVKAIRSGRLNLTDSYAQVTDGEVFLIDAHIGPYEHGNIANHEPKRKRKLLLHRREITKLERSIRSKGMTIVPTRAYFSNGKVKLELAVAMGKRLYDKRDKIEREATANEIRAYN; this comes from the coding sequence ATGAAAAATGCTAAAGATTCTACGTCTCCAGTGATTACAATAAATCGAAAGGCGCGGTATGACTATCACTTGCGTGATCGGTATGAAGCCGGTGTTGTCTTGCAAGGCACTGAAGTGAAGGCGATTCGCTCCGGACGGCTTAACCTCACTGATAGTTATGCGCAGGTGACAGACGGCGAAGTCTTTCTGATTGATGCTCATATCGGTCCGTATGAACACGGGAATATTGCAAATCACGAGCCGAAACGGAAACGGAAACTATTGTTGCATCGACGGGAGATCACGAAGCTTGAACGTTCGATCCGTTCAAAAGGAATGACCATCGTCCCGACGCGTGCCTACTTTAGCAACGGTAAAGTCAAATTAGAGTTGGCTGTTGCGATGGGTAAGCGGCTTTATGATAAACGCGATAAAATTGAACGTGAAGCGACTGCAAATGAGATACGGGCATATAATTGA